In Agromyces archimandritae, one genomic interval encodes:
- a CDS encoding NADP-dependent isocitrate dehydrogenase, translated as MSKIKVEGTVVELDGDEMTRIIWQAIKDTLIHPYVDVDLEYYDLSIQKRDETDDQITIDAAHAIQKHGVGVKCATITPDEARVEEFGLKKMWKSPNGTIRNILGGVIFREPIIISNIPRLVPGWNKPIIIGRHAFGDQYRATDFRFAGEGTLTVEFTPTDGGEPQKFEVYQAPGDGIAQVQYNLDASIRDFARASLNYGLSRNYPVYLSTKNTILKAYDGRFKDIFQEIFDAEFKEQFEAAGLTYEHRLIDDMVASAMKWEGGYVWACKNYDGDVQSDTVAQGFGSLGLMTSVLSTPDGKIVEAEAAHGTVTRHYRQHQQGKPTSTNPIASIFAWTRGLAHRGKLDGNQELIDFAATLEDVVITTVESGAMTKDLALLVGPEQGYQTTEEFLETLANNLKARIGA; from the coding sequence TTGTCCAAAATCAAGGTTGAAGGCACCGTCGTCGAGCTCGACGGCGACGAGATGACCCGCATCATCTGGCAGGCCATCAAGGACACGCTGATCCACCCGTACGTGGACGTGGACCTCGAGTACTACGACCTCTCCATCCAGAAGCGCGACGAGACCGACGACCAGATCACGATCGACGCCGCGCACGCGATCCAGAAGCACGGCGTCGGCGTCAAGTGCGCGACGATCACCCCCGACGAGGCCCGCGTCGAGGAATTCGGCCTGAAGAAGATGTGGAAGTCGCCGAACGGCACGATCCGCAACATCCTCGGCGGCGTCATCTTCCGCGAGCCGATCATCATCTCGAACATCCCGCGCCTGGTCCCTGGCTGGAACAAGCCGATCATCATCGGCCGCCACGCCTTCGGCGACCAGTACCGCGCCACCGACTTCCGCTTCGCCGGCGAGGGCACCCTCACCGTCGAGTTCACCCCGACGGACGGCGGCGAGCCGCAGAAGTTCGAGGTCTACCAGGCGCCGGGCGACGGCATCGCGCAGGTGCAGTACAACCTCGACGCCTCGATCCGCGACTTCGCGCGCGCCTCGCTGAACTACGGCCTCTCGCGCAACTACCCGGTGTACCTGTCGACGAAGAACACGATCCTGAAGGCCTACGACGGCCGCTTCAAGGACATCTTCCAGGAGATCTTCGACGCCGAGTTCAAGGAGCAGTTCGAGGCCGCCGGCCTCACGTACGAGCACCGCCTCATCGACGACATGGTCGCCTCGGCCATGAAGTGGGAGGGCGGCTACGTCTGGGCCTGCAAGAACTACGACGGCGACGTGCAGTCCGACACCGTCGCGCAGGGCTTCGGCTCGCTCGGCCTGATGACCTCGGTGCTCTCCACCCCGGACGGCAAGATCGTCGAGGCCGAAGCGGCCCACGGCACGGTCACGCGCCACTACCGCCAGCACCAGCAGGGCAAGCCGACCTCGACGAACCCGATCGCCTCGATCTTCGCCTGGACGCGCGGCCTCGCGCACCGCGGCAAGCTCGACGGCAACCAGGAGCTCATCGACTTCGCCGCGACCCTCGAGGACGTCGTCATCACGACGGTCGAGTCGGGTGCGATGACGAAGGACCTCGCGCTCCTCGTCGGCCCCGAGCAGGGCTACCAGACGACCGAGGAGTTCCTCGAGACCCTGGCGAACAACCTGAAGGCGCGCATCGGCGCGTAA
- a CDS encoding MGMT family protein, which translates to MPGRGAPGGAPGTGAPAGASGGTAPGDFGGLVLELVADIPPGCVLSYGDVAAMLGSRAARAVGTVMARSGGTVPWWRVVRADGSPPVGHAERALPRYEDEGTLLRPGGPAGYRIDLAAARWRR; encoded by the coding sequence ATGCCCGGGCGCGGTGCGCCCGGCGGGGCGCCCGGCACGGGCGCGCCCGCGGGGGCTTCCGGCGGCACCGCCCCGGGCGACTTCGGCGGGCTCGTGCTCGAACTCGTCGCCGACATCCCGCCCGGGTGCGTGCTGAGCTACGGCGACGTCGCCGCGATGCTCGGCTCGCGCGCCGCACGCGCCGTCGGCACCGTGATGGCCCGCTCGGGGGGCACGGTTCCCTGGTGGCGCGTCGTCCGCGCCGACGGCAGCCCGCCCGTCGGGCACGCCGAGCGCGCCCTCCCCCGCTACGAGGACGAGGGCACCCTGCTCCGCCCCGGCGGCCCCGCCGGCTACCGCATCGACCTCGCCGCCGCCCGCTGGCGCCGCTGA
- a CDS encoding GNAT family N-acetyltransferase, whose protein sequence is MAELTLEELNASNVAAANGLTLKPGQEQFIMPVTYAAETTVLSPEAQWQRVARDGEHVVGFIHGNFDAENEHEEFRACIWRINVDAEAQGQGVGRFLTASLAEEAKHRGFDRITVMWEPGVAGPEAFFHRIGFIDIGESAYGDVIGALEL, encoded by the coding sequence ATGGCTGAGCTGACCCTGGAAGAGCTGAACGCATCGAACGTCGCCGCGGCGAACGGACTCACGCTGAAGCCCGGCCAGGAGCAGTTCATCATGCCCGTGACCTACGCGGCCGAGACCACCGTGCTCTCCCCCGAGGCGCAGTGGCAGCGCGTCGCCCGCGACGGCGAGCACGTCGTCGGCTTCATCCACGGCAACTTCGACGCCGAGAACGAGCACGAGGAATTCCGCGCCTGCATCTGGCGCATCAACGTCGACGCCGAGGCGCAGGGCCAGGGCGTCGGCCGCTTCCTCACCGCCTCCCTCGCCGAAGAGGCCAAGCACCGCGGCTTCGACCGCATCACCGTCATGTGGGAGCCCGGCGTCGCCGGCCCCGAGGCCTTCTTCCACCGCATCGGCTTCATCGACATCGGCGAGAGCGCCTACGGCGACGTCATCGGCGCGCTCGAACTCTGA
- a CDS encoding heavy metal translocating P-type ATPase has product MGKVWGMLKRYWIVAVTILVGLAGIVLALTGAGAVVPWLFSVFSLAVAAWQAVGMVRDMIHGHFGLDVLAVTAIVATVVVGEYIAALVVVLMLTGGAALEDYANQRAKRELDALLTRAPQRAHRLKGEDIRDVPVDEVVVGDELLVRPSEIVPVDAELLSDETAIDESSITGESTPVEKHAGDALLSGSVNGPQAVRVRATRVAGDSQYQQIVALVAEASASKAPTVRLADRYAVPFTVFSLVLAGVAWAVSGDPVRFAEVLVLATPCPLLIAAPVAFIGGMSRAARNGVIVKGGGVLEQLNAAKTAVFDKTGTLTMGRPRLTHVRPEPGFDEAGLLGLVASAEQYSSHVLAQAMIDAAEDRGVELEEAESASEQATNGVVARIGGEEVVVGKFRFVAEHASGARRTEIAPGELAIYVGVGGRFAGALLAADELRPNAKAMLARLGELGIGETMMLTGDAQATADHIAAELGITRVRAECLPADKVHEVASITERPVIMVGDGVNDAPVLAAADVGIAMGAKGATAASESAGAVILVDDISRVARAVEVGRDTVRIALQSIWLGIIVSILLMIVAAFGFIPATAGAIIQELVDLATILAALRAIGGRLDRREAPVDAGMALPAR; this is encoded by the coding sequence ATGGGGAAGGTCTGGGGGATGCTGAAGCGCTACTGGATCGTCGCGGTCACGATCCTCGTCGGGCTGGCCGGCATCGTGCTGGCGCTCACGGGTGCGGGGGCGGTCGTGCCGTGGCTGTTCAGCGTGTTCTCGCTGGCCGTGGCCGCGTGGCAGGCGGTCGGCATGGTGCGCGACATGATCCACGGGCATTTCGGGCTGGACGTGCTCGCGGTCACGGCGATCGTGGCGACGGTGGTGGTCGGCGAGTACATCGCGGCCCTCGTCGTGGTGCTCATGCTGACGGGCGGTGCGGCGCTCGAGGATTATGCGAACCAGCGCGCCAAGCGCGAGCTGGACGCCCTGCTCACCCGGGCGCCGCAGCGGGCGCACCGGCTGAAGGGCGAGGACATCCGGGACGTGCCGGTCGACGAGGTCGTCGTCGGCGACGAGCTGCTGGTGCGGCCGTCCGAGATCGTGCCGGTGGATGCCGAGCTGCTCTCGGATGAGACGGCGATCGACGAGTCGTCGATCACGGGCGAGTCGACGCCGGTGGAGAAGCATGCCGGCGATGCGCTGCTGTCGGGCTCGGTGAACGGGCCGCAGGCGGTGCGGGTGCGGGCGACGCGGGTGGCCGGCGACAGTCAGTACCAGCAGATCGTGGCGCTCGTGGCGGAGGCGAGCGCGTCGAAGGCGCCGACGGTGCGCCTCGCCGACCGGTATGCGGTGCCGTTCACGGTGTTCTCGCTGGTGCTTGCGGGGGTGGCGTGGGCGGTCTCGGGCGACCCGGTGCGCTTCGCGGAGGTGCTCGTGCTCGCCACGCCCTGCCCGCTGCTGATCGCCGCGCCGGTGGCGTTCATCGGCGGTATGAGCCGGGCGGCCCGCAACGGCGTGATCGTGAAGGGCGGCGGGGTGCTCGAGCAGTTGAACGCGGCGAAGACGGCGGTGTTCGACAAGACGGGCACGCTGACGATGGGCCGGCCCCGGCTCACGCATGTGCGGCCCGAGCCGGGCTTCGACGAGGCCGGCCTGCTCGGGCTCGTCGCGAGCGCGGAGCAGTACTCCTCGCATGTGCTGGCGCAGGCGATGATCGATGCGGCCGAGGATCGCGGGGTCGAGCTGGAGGAGGCGGAGTCGGCGAGCGAGCAGGCCACGAACGGCGTCGTCGCCCGGATCGGCGGCGAGGAGGTCGTCGTCGGCAAGTTCCGTTTCGTCGCCGAGCACGCCTCGGGGGCGCGGCGCACCGAGATCGCCCCGGGCGAGCTGGCGATCTACGTGGGCGTCGGCGGTCGTTTCGCGGGTGCGCTGCTGGCCGCCGACGAGCTGCGGCCGAATGCGAAGGCGATGCTCGCCCGGCTCGGGGAGCTCGGCATCGGCGAGACGATGATGCTGACCGGCGATGCGCAGGCGACGGCCGATCACATCGCCGCCGAGCTCGGGATCACGCGGGTGCGGGCGGAGTGCCTGCCGGCCGACAAGGTGCACGAGGTGGCCTCGATCACCGAGCGGCCGGTGATCATGGTCGGCGACGGCGTGAACGACGCCCCGGTGCTGGCCGCGGCCGATGTGGGCATCGCGATGGGGGCGAAGGGGGCGACGGCGGCCAGCGAGTCGGCTGGGGCGGTGATCCTCGTCGACGACATCTCGCGGGTGGCGCGGGCGGTCGAGGTCGGCCGCGATACGGTGCGGATCGCCCTGCAGTCGATCTGGCTCGGCATCATCGTGAGCATCCTGCTGATGATCGTCGCCGCGTTCGGCTTCATCCCGGCGACGGCCGGTGCGATCATCCAGGAGCTCGTGGATCTGGCGACGATCCTCGCGGCGCTGCGGGCGATCGGCGGACGGCTGGATCGTCGCGAGGCGCCGGTGGATGCCGGGATGGCACTGCCGGCCCGCTGA